The genomic DNA AGCGGGCGGGCTCGACCGAGGCCGACAAGCTGGTCGAGGCCCTGGAGAAGACCGACTACGTCGGCACCGTCGGGCGCCTGAAGTTCTACGGCAAGGACGACCCGTTCACCCACTCGATCCAGTACGGGCCGGGCCTGATGACCAGCGTCCTCGGGCAGTGGCAGAACGGCAAGCAGGTGGCGATCTGGCCGGCCGCGACCGCCAACGGGACCATGATCCTGCCCCCCGCGGTCAAGCCGGCGGTCCAGTAGGTCGAGCGGGGAGAGCGCGGTGATCGGCCTCCAGATCCTCGTCGACGGTTTCGCGATCTCGGCCCTCTACGCGCTCGGCGCGATGGGCTTCACCCTGATCTTCGGGGTCTCGGGCGTCCTCAACCTGACCCACGGCGCCCTGATGGTCATGGCCGCGGTGGCGGCCTGGGCGGCCTCGGCGCTGTTCGGGCTCGGCTCCTACGCGGGCGCGGCGATCGGCATCCTGTGCGGGCTCGCGGGCGCGCTGGTCACCTACTTCGCGGTGGTCGCGCCGATCGAGCGCAGCCGGGCGATCCCGCGGGAGGAGAAGGAGATCTTCGTGCTCACCGGCACGCTGCTCTGGGGGATCATGATCCAGGAGCTGGTGGCCTACTTCTTCACCGACAACCCGAAGACCGTGCTGCCGATCGTCGAGGGCGTCTTCGAGATCGCGGGCGTGCGGACGCCGAGGAACCAGGTCTTCACCGCGGTGGTCTGCTGGATCGTGATCGGCCTCCTCTGGCTGTTCGTGAACCGGGCGCGGGCCGGCAAGGTCCTGCTCGCGGCCTCCATGAACCCGCGGGGCGTCACGCTGCTCGGCCACGACATGGGCAAGATCTACGTGGCGGTCTGGGCGATCTACGGCCTGCTCGCCGGCACCGCCGGGGTGCTGCTCGGGATGTTCCTGGGGGTGTCCTCGTACTCGGTGGGGCCGCTCACCGCGAGCGCCTTCTCGATCGTGGTGCTGGGCGGCCTCGGGAGCGTCACCGGCTCGCTGATCGCCGCCTACGTGGTGGGGTATCTGGAGACCGCCACCGCCTACCTGATCTCGCCGGCCTACCGGGTGATCCCGGCCCTGCTCCTGCTGGTCGCCGTCATGTACCTGCGCCCGCAGGGCCTGCTGGGGCGGCGGTGATGATGGAATCGGAGTGGGGCATCGACGCCGGCGGCAGAGCGCGACGCACCCCCTCTCCCGAGCGGGAGAGGGCTGGGGTGAGGGATGAGGAGGCTCCGGATGGAGCAGCCCATCCCCGGGCATTCCGGTCGCGCCTCGTCCTGCAAGACCTGATCCCTCACCCTGACCCTCTCCCGCACGGGAGAGGGGACCCGCGCCGTGCCCGCATCGCTTCGGGCAATCGGATCCCTCGCAGTCGGTCCCGGTCTGGCTAATCCATGAAGCTCCTCACCACCCCCGGCTTCTGGATCGCGGTCCTCGCCGTCCTGGCCGCCGCCACCCTGCCCTGGTGGGTCTCCGGCTACATCCTCGGCCTCCTGACCATCGCCTACTATTTCGGCGTGTTCTCGATGGCCTGGGACCTGCTCTTCGGCTTCGCCGGCGAGGTGAATTTCGGCCCGACCTTCCTGATCGGCCTCGGGGCCTACGGCGCTGGCATCCTCAACAACCGCTACGAGCTGCCGATCCCCTACTGCCTCGCGGCCGGGACCGTGCTCGCCGTGGTCGGCGGCCTCGCCCTGGCGCTGCCGGCGCTGAAGGTCCGCGGCCCCTATTTCGGGCTGATCACCCTGGTGGCGGTCCTGCTCCTGCAGAACATGATCGTGGTGTTCTCCGGCCTCACCGGCGGCGAGATCGGCCTGACCGTGCCGGACGTCATCTCGATCGACGCCGACACCAATTACTGGCTGGCGCTCGGCTTCATGGCGGTCTCCGGCCTGATCCTCACGGCCATCGCGCGCTCGCCCGCGGGGCTGATCCTCCAGGCCGCCGGCCAGGACCCGGTGGTGACCGGGGCGCTCGGCTTCAACGTCGCCAAGCACAAGCTCGCGGCCTTCGCGGTCAGCGCCGCCTTCTCGGGCCTCGCGGGCGGGCTGGTGGTC from Methylobacterium radiotolerans JCM 2831 includes the following:
- a CDS encoding branched-chain amino acid ABC transporter permease, with protein sequence MKLLTTPGFWIAVLAVLAAATLPWWVSGYILGLLTIAYYFGVFSMAWDLLFGFAGEVNFGPTFLIGLGAYGAGILNNRYELPIPYCLAAGTVLAVVGGLALALPALKVRGPYFGLITLVAVLLLQNMIVVFSGLTGGEIGLTVPDVISIDADTNYWLALGFMAVSGLILTAIARSPAGLILQAAGQDPVVTGALGFNVAKHKLAAFAVSAAFSGLAGGLVVFYMGTASVGTLINTSVGVQVIIAAVLGGRRTIVGAALGAVFLIAAGELLRPLGGLSTFVVSAVALLVILFVPSGLLGLASFRSAR
- a CDS encoding branched-chain amino acid ABC transporter permease, which gives rise to MIGLQILVDGFAISALYALGAMGFTLIFGVSGVLNLTHGALMVMAAVAAWAASALFGLGSYAGAAIGILCGLAGALVTYFAVVAPIERSRAIPREEKEIFVLTGTLLWGIMIQELVAYFFTDNPKTVLPIVEGVFEIAGVRTPRNQVFTAVVCWIVIGLLWLFVNRARAGKVLLAASMNPRGVTLLGHDMGKIYVAVWAIYGLLAGTAGVLLGMFLGVSSYSVGPLTASAFSIVVLGGLGSVTGSLIAAYVVGYLETATAYLISPAYRVIPALLLLVAVMYLRPQGLLGRR